One window of Proteiniborus ethanoligenes genomic DNA carries:
- a CDS encoding sensor histidine kinase: protein MNSIFIDKIALIFDFKSLALILSLTGFFLLFIKSYYKEKEIRSFTEFHKKTTENIISGSNSDYYPFFKDDRLNTVENNMRSIEKYINSEKNIIIEDKHKLQTIISDISHQAKTPIANIKMINEILLSRNLDKHQSKEFIKSMDREVSKLDFLMQSMITMSFLETGIMKFNSKVLPIYDTILSSLNSSMSLINEKEINIEVICSEDILVKHDPKWTAEAIYNVINNAAKFSPFKGNITIEAVQGQFYTSISIRDNGTGISNGNIRNIFSKFYSKGDENGSGIGLHLTERIIKGQNGYINVNSEINHGSEFILYLPND from the coding sequence TTGAATAGTATATTTATAGATAAGATAGCTTTAATTTTTGATTTTAAATCATTAGCTCTAATTTTATCTTTAACTGGTTTTTTCTTATTATTTATTAAATCATATTATAAAGAAAAAGAGATTCGTAGTTTTACAGAATTTCATAAAAAAACTACTGAGAATATTATTTCTGGAAGCAATAGTGATTACTATCCTTTTTTCAAAGATGATAGACTTAATACAGTGGAAAACAATATGAGAAGTATTGAAAAATACATTAATTCAGAAAAAAATATAATAATTGAAGACAAGCATAAGCTTCAGACTATTATTTCTGATATATCCCATCAGGCTAAAACACCTATTGCAAATATAAAGATGATTAATGAAATATTATTGTCTAGAAATCTGGATAAACATCAATCAAAGGAATTTATCAAATCTATGGATAGAGAAGTAAGCAAACTAGACTTTCTTATGCAGTCTATGATTACCATGTCTTTTTTAGAAACAGGTATAATGAAATTTAATAGCAAGGTATTGCCAATTTATGATACAATTCTATCCTCTCTAAACTCATCTATGTCATTAATAAATGAAAAGGAAATAAATATTGAAGTCATATGTAGTGAGGATATATTAGTAAAGCATGATCCTAAGTGGACTGCTGAAGCAATTTACAATGTAATAAATAATGCAGCAAAATTTTCGCCATTTAAAGGTAATATAACTATAGAAGCCGTCCAAGGACAATTCTATACATCTATATCAATTAGGGACAATGGCACTGGTATTTCTAATGGGAATATTAGGAATATCTTCAGCAAATTTTACAGTAAAGGAGACGAAAACGGCAGTGGTATTGGCTTACATTTGACCGAAAGAATTATTAAGGGTCAAAATGGCTATATAAATGTAAATTCTGAAATTAATCATGGATCTGAGTTTATATTATACCTACCTAATGATTAG
- a CDS encoding fumarate hydratase, giving the protein MSISIKDIRAAACEALVKGSSTFRPDQIRAYERAILKETDEKAKWVLEKTLENSKISEMDIRPLCDDTGIPHPFIEIGKDAIIDGTMYEVLEAIKLGVADGLRELPGRPMAVKGEGLERLAQKHGLYEDPGMLLPAPTNVRIIDGNEVKVTVIMQGGGPEIRSKTYHVFHKHEEMQLIDTAVEWSLEMVAKLGCTPCIPAIGIGRTHYEASSMMVEALKDGNFDIQSDIEQYITDKINESGVGPLGLGGKTTALGTFVKIGEARGSGVRILCVRLSCCFEPRKATIILK; this is encoded by the coding sequence TTGTCTATATCTATAAAAGATATTAGAGCTGCTGCATGTGAGGCTTTAGTAAAAGGAAGCAGTACATTTAGGCCTGATCAGATAAGAGCTTATGAAAGAGCAATATTAAAAGAAACAGATGAAAAAGCTAAATGGGTTTTAGAAAAAACCCTAGAAAACTCAAAAATCAGTGAAATGGATATTAGACCATTGTGTGATGATACTGGAATACCCCATCCATTTATTGAAATAGGAAAAGACGCAATTATTGATGGAACTATGTATGAAGTTTTAGAAGCCATAAAATTAGGAGTAGCAGATGGACTAAGAGAACTACCAGGCAGACCCATGGCAGTAAAAGGAGAAGGTCTTGAAAGACTAGCTCAGAAGCATGGCCTATATGAAGATCCAGGCATGCTTTTGCCAGCACCTACAAATGTTAGAATTATTGATGGTAATGAAGTAAAAGTTACTGTCATAATGCAGGGTGGCGGACCAGAGATAAGATCGAAAACCTATCATGTATTTCATAAACATGAAGAAATGCAGCTAATAGATACAGCTGTAGAGTGGTCTTTAGAAATGGTTGCTAAGTTAGGCTGCACCCCTTGTATCCCGGCCATAGGAATAGGAAGAACTCATTATGAAGCGAGTTCTATGATGGTAGAGGCGTTGAAGGATGGCAATTTTGATATTCAAAGTGATATTGAACAGTATATAACTGATAAAATCAATGAAAGCGGAGTAGGTCCTCTAGGATTAGGTGGAAAAACAACGGCTCTTGGAACCTTTGTTAAAATTGGCGAAGCGAGAGGTAGTGGTGTAAGAATATTATGTGTACGTTTAAGTTGCTGCTTTGAACCTAGAAAGGCTACCATTATTTTAAAATAA
- a CDS encoding Bug family tripartite tricarboxylate transporter substrate binding protein, with product MKKAISFLIIFVLMMGLVACGQSTDNSAKKEAGLDYPKRAIEIVVPFGPGGSADIMTRQLATWMGDYVDKPINVINKAGSGGVDGMVYVAQAPADGYTILQITPSHAIAEAVGRPNANLTGDFEPIANFQKDIQVFGVSKDSPFNTIDELIEYAKANPGKLKIGGTSPGGLDDYMANGFAKEAGIELTYVPYNSASETKAAALGGELDIYQDKVISFLTMVRAGDIKPLVVLHDERLTMIEELKDVPCTVEKGIEFTQGSWRGFAVKKGTPQEIKDYLTEIIEKVYNSDVYKEASEKDMSNIIPGYVGQKEYGEMWADEITKFREVLVK from the coding sequence ATGAAAAAAGCTATTAGTTTTCTTATTATTTTTGTACTGATGATGGGCTTAGTGGCATGTGGGCAGTCAACAGATAATTCAGCAAAAAAAGAAGCAGGTCTTGATTATCCTAAAAGAGCAATAGAAATAGTAGTACCATTTGGACCAGGTGGTTCAGCAGACATTATGACTCGTCAACTTGCAACTTGGATGGGCGATTATGTAGACAAGCCTATAAATGTTATAAACAAAGCAGGTAGCGGTGGTGTAGATGGAATGGTTTATGTAGCACAAGCTCCAGCAGATGGCTATACTATATTACAAATAACACCTTCTCATGCTATAGCAGAGGCAGTAGGAAGACCAAATGCAAATCTTACTGGTGATTTTGAACCAATAGCTAACTTTCAAAAAGATATACAGGTATTTGGGGTATCAAAAGATAGTCCATTTAATACAATAGATGAATTAATAGAGTATGCAAAAGCTAACCCAGGAAAGTTAAAAATAGGCGGAACTTCTCCAGGAGGATTAGACGATTATATGGCTAATGGCTTTGCTAAGGAAGCTGGTATAGAGCTTACTTATGTACCATATAACTCAGCATCTGAAACAAAAGCAGCTGCACTTGGTGGAGAGCTTGATATCTATCAAGATAAAGTTATATCTTTCCTTACTATGGTTAGAGCTGGAGATATAAAACCTCTTGTAGTACTTCACGATGAAAGATTAACTATGATTGAAGAGTTAAAAGATGTGCCATGTACAGTTGAAAAAGGAATCGAATTTACACAAGGATCATGGAGAGGATTTGCAGTTAAAAAGGGTACTCCACAAGAAATAAAAGACTATCTAACAGAGATAATTGAAAAGGTATACAATTCTGATGTATATAAGGAAGCATCAGAGAAGGATATGTCAAACATAATTCCAGGCTATGTAGGGCAAAAAGAGTATGGAGAAATGTGGGCTGACGAAATAACTAAATTCAGAGAAGTATTAGTAAAATAA
- a CDS encoding ABC transporter permease, giving the protein MLTLMKMDLKQRLKNSLTWFVILILCIMSMLSIIEMKNARFLRPFKGHDIYSFVNKEIMDWDLFFTRRYGEREKELYPQAYYSLGVYKKVQEDLVIAIEENDVREITRLMSFFHLLWAKQEYITHDAIMNKIFENRAMKIWNDVSDGIPYEDMDFRPYFGGSETRVYALLYAKYYHQLYINDIEPVYSNDINNVTYLYEYFFSILPKFIIVIPILFIYNSINREKNGGSLKLVLTQSISRWKYYLSKWFSGTIHVIFTLFFPAIIISTLLGIINGFVSLKYPTFYLKNSMSGFKTIPNYMDAVKMKKGNFEKFGDYNATYSYMAPKSSYDVNIVDPHEKMEIIPFYKYLLMAVLLSILFITFVVALTQLISAIVNKEIISITTISIIFGIGILISSPFKYDKHLNLSPFTMEHASRILIGTYNVTALASTIILFVSTTILLIAGVVYFKRKEI; this is encoded by the coding sequence ATGCTTACACTTATGAAAATGGATTTAAAGCAGAGATTAAAAAATTCATTAACCTGGTTTGTTATATTAATATTATGCATAATGTCCATGCTAAGTATTATTGAAATGAAAAATGCTAGATTTCTTAGGCCTTTTAAGGGGCATGACATATATTCATTTGTAAATAAAGAGATTATGGACTGGGATTTGTTCTTCACTAGAAGATATGGTGAGCGTGAGAAAGAACTATATCCACAGGCATATTACTCTTTAGGTGTATATAAAAAAGTCCAGGAAGATTTAGTCATAGCCATTGAAGAAAATGATGTAAGAGAAATAACTAGACTTATGAGTTTTTTTCATCTTTTATGGGCTAAACAAGAATATATAACCCATGATGCTATAATGAATAAGATTTTTGAAAATAGGGCTATGAAGATCTGGAATGATGTTAGTGATGGAATACCTTATGAGGATATGGACTTTCGTCCATATTTTGGTGGTAGTGAAACTAGAGTTTATGCATTATTATATGCAAAGTATTATCATCAATTATATATAAACGATATAGAACCTGTTTATTCAAACGATATTAACAATGTTACATATTTATATGAATATTTTTTTAGCATTCTTCCAAAGTTCATTATTGTTATACCAATACTTTTTATCTATAATTCTATAAATAGAGAAAAAAATGGGGGAAGCTTAAAGCTAGTTCTTACTCAATCCATAAGCAGATGGAAGTATTATCTAAGTAAGTGGTTTAGCGGAACTATTCATGTAATATTTACACTATTTTTCCCAGCAATTATAATAAGTACCTTACTTGGTATAATAAATGGGTTTGTATCCCTAAAGTATCCTACTTTTTATCTAAAAAATTCTATGTCAGGCTTTAAAACTATTCCTAATTATATGGATGCTGTCAAAATGAAGAAAGGTAATTTTGAAAAATTTGGAGACTATAATGCTACATATAGTTATATGGCTCCAAAATCTAGTTATGATGTAAATATTGTCGATCCACACGAAAAAATGGAAATCATCCCTTTTTATAAATATCTACTGATGGCAGTACTATTATCTATTTTATTCATTACATTTGTAGTAGCATTGACACAGCTCATATCAGCAATTGTCAATAAAGAGATAATTAGTATTACTACAATATCAATAATATTTGGCATAGGTATATTAATAAGTAGTCCTTTTAAATATGATAAGCATTTAAATTTAAGCCCTTTTACTATGGAGCACGCATCAAGAATCCTTATAGGCACCTATAATGTAACAGCACTAGCCAGCACTATTATATTATTTGTATCTACCACTATATTGCTAATAGCAGGAGTAGTTTATTTTAAGAGAAAAGAAATTTAA
- a CDS encoding fumarate hydratase C-terminal domain-containing protein — protein MNVKRLTTPITNEAINELRVGDTIEISGTVYVGRDAVLPQIVNLIKTNGLSEYNIELEGGIIFHSAVSIAGLGPTSSNKVEIEGNFPELSAAGVKVHLGKGALSPQTVEVLKEHNSIFVVIPPISAYLTNKTLKREVAAFENEGMEAFWKLEVDRFPGIVAVAHGETIF, from the coding sequence ATGAATGTGAAAAGACTTACGACTCCCATAACTAATGAAGCAATCAATGAACTAAGAGTCGGTGATACTATAGAAATAAGTGGTACAGTTTATGTGGGAAGAGATGCAGTATTACCACAAATAGTTAACTTAATTAAAACTAATGGATTAAGTGAATATAATATTGAGCTAGAGGGTGGGATTATATTTCACTCAGCAGTAAGTATAGCTGGATTAGGACCTACATCAAGCAATAAGGTTGAAATAGAAGGAAATTTTCCTGAGCTATCAGCCGCAGGAGTTAAAGTACATCTCGGCAAGGGGGCTTTGTCACCACAAACAGTAGAGGTATTAAAAGAGCATAACTCTATTTTCGTAGTCATTCCCCCAATATCTGCATATTTGACTAACAAAACACTAAAAAGAGAGGTTGCAGCATTCGAAAACGAAGGAATGGAAGCCTTTTGGAAGCTAGAAGTTGATAGATTTCCTGGCATAGTTGCTGTAGCACATGGAGAGACCATATTTTAA
- a CDS encoding RraA family protein, with product MSKVKYNKLPELIPQEIIERVSKLSPAQLCDGMKDLGILRDGCMDASLMPVDENKIMIGTAYTVDTEEGDNFPIHVAIYQGKPGYVLVVAGKGHTERAYIGDLMGAAADAIGLNGIVIDGFVRDKVGLKELNIPIYAKGFMQRGPSKVGPGEINTVVTCAGVKVEPGDLIFGDYDGVTVIPRDRIEEVLEKAEKKSAYEEERRKTIAEYVACRDNNEELPDIAPGWVNEMKDKLGI from the coding sequence ATGAGTAAGGTGAAATATAATAAGTTGCCAGAGTTAATACCTCAAGAAATTATTGAAAGAGTATCAAAATTAAGTCCAGCACAATTATGCGATGGAATGAAAGATTTAGGTATATTACGCGATGGTTGTATGGATGCAAGCCTAATGCCTGTTGATGAGAATAAGATAATGATTGGAACAGCTTATACAGTAGACACAGAGGAAGGAGATAATTTCCCTATTCATGTGGCTATATATCAAGGAAAACCAGGATATGTACTAGTAGTGGCTGGTAAAGGTCATACTGAAAGAGCATATATTGGAGATTTAATGGGAGCTGCAGCAGATGCTATTGGCTTAAATGGCATAGTGATAGATGGGTTCGTTAGGGATAAAGTTGGATTAAAGGAATTGAATATTCCTATATATGCGAAAGGCTTTATGCAAAGAGGACCTTCAAAGGTAGGACCAGGTGAAATAAATACTGTAGTAACCTGTGCAGGAGTAAAGGTAGAGCCAGGAGATTTAATCTTTGGGGACTACGATGGAGTAACGGTTATTCCAAGGGACAGAATAGAAGAGGTACTTGAAAAAGCTGAAAAGAAAAGCGCTTATGAGGAAGAAAGAAGAAAAACTATAGCGGAATATGTAGCATGCCGTGATAATAATGAAGAACTTCCAGATATTGCACCTGGCTGGGTTAATGAAATGAAAGATAAGCTAGGTATATAA
- a CDS encoding 4Fe-4S binding protein: MKKAVIDGSRCDQSPFCPVVRVCPVKAVKQEKSSFFKGSTPVVDHDKCTGCAKCVSYCPHGAVKIINK, from the coding sequence ATGAAAAAAGCAGTAATCGATGGGAGCAGATGTGATCAGTCGCCATTTTGTCCTGTAGTAAGGGTATGTCCAGTTAAAGCAGTGAAACAAGAAAAGTCTAGCTTCTTCAAAGGCTCTACTCCTGTGGTCGACCATGATAAATGTACAGGATGTGCCAAATGTGTTAGCTACTGCCCTCATGGAGCAGTAAAAATCATAAACAAATAA
- a CDS encoding ABC transporter ATP-binding protein gives MEYVLEVKNLNKTYGKNRVLNNVSLNVKHNEIVGFIGPNGAGKSTTMKCICNLIYPDSGEIIINGYDLFKDREKALENQAALIESPGLYQDMTGKENIDLIARLRNVSKERVKEIYEFTEIGKALERKVSGYSMGMKQRLALGIAILTKPRFLILDEPTNGLDPTGVIKLRSTLQKLVKEEDISILFSSHQLGEVEKLADRIVCINKGEIIEVPNIMSSIQNYIIQISDLDTTLQIITNIIGEDAVEAITLDSIKFEIQNQDILSEILFQLLSRKIKIYDIYKDNVDIETIYEEIYIDNQILRG, from the coding sequence ATGGAGTATGTATTGGAAGTTAAAAACCTAAACAAAACCTATGGAAAGAATAGGGTTTTAAACAATGTGTCCCTTAATGTTAAACACAATGAAATAGTAGGATTTATTGGGCCTAACGGAGCAGGAAAATCTACTACTATGAAATGTATCTGTAATTTAATTTATCCAGACAGTGGAGAAATAATCATAAATGGCTATGATTTGTTCAAGGACAGAGAAAAGGCTCTAGAAAATCAAGCAGCCCTAATAGAAAGCCCAGGACTATATCAGGATATGACAGGCAAAGAAAATATAGACTTAATAGCAAGGCTTAGAAATGTCTCAAAGGAAAGGGTAAAGGAAATATATGAGTTTACTGAAATCGGCAAAGCATTAGAAAGAAAAGTTTCTGGCTACTCTATGGGAATGAAGCAAAGGCTAGCCTTAGGTATAGCCATATTAACTAAACCAAGGTTTCTCATATTAGACGAACCAACAAATGGATTAGATCCAACAGGGGTGATTAAGCTAAGAAGTACTCTACAAAAGCTTGTAAAGGAAGAGGACATATCCATACTGTTTTCCTCGCATCAGCTAGGAGAGGTGGAGAAGCTGGCAGATAGAATCGTATGTATCAATAAAGGCGAGATTATAGAGGTTCCAAATATAATGTCAAGTATTCAAAACTACATCATACAGATTTCAGATTTAGATACAACCCTACAGATAATCACCAATATTATTGGAGAAGACGCAGTAGAAGCAATTACTCTAGATAGCATCAAATTTGAGATTCAAAACCAAGACATACTTTCTGAAATTTTATTCCAATTATTGTCAAGAAAAATAAAGATTTATGACATATATAAGGACAATGTAGATATCGAAACAATTTATGAAGAAATCTACATTGATAATCAGATTTTAAGGGGGTAG
- a CDS encoding ABC transporter permease, which translates to MDMIKIIKNEIYKFFKNKKNIIIIILFFAYLLGINFYNLKEYKMYMNETKQSYHAKYLQAEGSWRSLSKMLVRTDLLSTEEIEEIEKKIVFYRAERGNLRFIEAKYVNNRPEYYRDILIYTNERYENMLKGLENGAVTEENINLSKENIQKGMYLNKYILDNDIEPIINPYTMTGANSLVMFLEGNNSIILIFFIVLLAVDIYLSEVEEGSYKLAYTQPFQRINIFWGKVITILIVSLSLIALGVILNFCILSIIYGVGNMNYPFISAESIKHISFSNVHGEYIILPLWKYVIMGFGLLIPILICTIALIISISIFTDSNRKTIGISIMLLVLAFIFHNFLTKKSIVNLIYPYSYLYARDAIELNTRSNYLFGILLNSLIGIGLFIMSYYKFVQKDFLGAKE; encoded by the coding sequence ATGGATATGATTAAAATAATAAAAAATGAAATATATAAATTTTTTAAAAATAAGAAGAATATCATTATTATTATTTTATTTTTTGCCTATTTACTTGGTATCAACTTCTATAACTTAAAAGAATATAAGATGTATATGAATGAAACCAAACAATCGTATCATGCCAAGTATTTACAAGCAGAAGGTAGCTGGAGATCATTAAGTAAAATGCTTGTTAGAACCGATTTGTTAAGCACTGAAGAGATAGAAGAAATTGAGAAAAAAATAGTATTCTATAGAGCAGAGAGAGGTAATTTGCGATTCATAGAAGCGAAATATGTAAATAACAGGCCAGAGTATTATAGGGATATATTAATATATACTAATGAAAGATATGAGAACATGCTTAAGGGATTAGAAAATGGTGCTGTTACAGAAGAAAATATAAACCTAAGCAAAGAAAACATACAAAAGGGAATGTATCTAAATAAGTACATATTAGATAATGATATAGAGCCAATTATAAATCCCTATACCATGACTGGAGCAAATTCATTAGTTATGTTTTTGGAAGGCAACAATTCAATAATTTTAATATTCTTTATAGTGTTGCTGGCTGTCGATATATATCTATCAGAAGTAGAAGAAGGAAGCTATAAGCTTGCTTATACTCAACCCTTCCAAAGAATAAATATATTTTGGGGGAAAGTAATTACAATATTAATTGTTTCATTATCACTTATTGCCTTGGGGGTAATACTCAACTTTTGTATATTGAGTATTATATACGGAGTAGGAAATATGAACTATCCATTTATTTCAGCGGAAAGTATAAAGCATATATCATTTAGCAATGTCCATGGAGAATATATTATATTGCCTTTATGGAAATATGTTATTATGGGGTTTGGGTTATTAATACCAATTCTTATTTGCACAATAGCTCTAATTATATCTATATCTATATTTACTGACTCTAATAGAAAAACCATAGGAATTTCTATTATGCTATTAGTATTAGCATTTATATTCCATAATTTCCTTACGAAAAAATCTATTGTAAACCTAATTTATCCATACTCTTATTTATATGCTAGAGATGCTATAGAATTAAATACTCGTTCTAATTATTTATTTGGAATATTATTAAATAGCTTAATAGGAATTGGATTATTTATAATGAGCTATTACAAATTTGTTCAAAAGGATTTCTTAGGTGCAAAGGAATAA
- a CDS encoding response regulator transcription factor, whose protein sequence is MIRILIVEDDHLLLNTLKFDLESEGFEIITASSYREGLDAVNSSSFDLAILDINLPDGDGFNICREIKASSNTPVVFLTARDLEIDEIKGFDLGADDYITKPFSLKLFKKRIKAILKRAGLYNSSPNYDDGFLSINFDTFKINSFGDEYDLTTTEANLLILFIESRGTILTRSFLLEKLWDQNLRFVNDHALSVQINRLRAKIEKDNHKYIKTIYGVGYQWMGK, encoded by the coding sequence ATGATAAGGATACTCATAGTAGAAGATGATCATCTTTTATTAAATACATTGAAATTTGACTTGGAATCAGAAGGATTTGAGATAATAACTGCTTCTTCTTATAGAGAGGGGTTAGATGCTGTTAACAGTAGTTCCTTTGATCTAGCTATACTAGATATTAATTTACCAGATGGTGATGGTTTTAATATCTGTAGAGAAATTAAAGCCAGCTCCAATACGCCTGTTGTTTTTCTAACAGCTCGTGATTTGGAAATAGATGAAATTAAGGGCTTTGATTTAGGTGCTGATGATTATATTACTAAGCCCTTTAGCCTAAAGCTTTTTAAAAAACGTATTAAGGCTATATTAAAAAGAGCAGGACTCTACAATAGTTCACCTAATTACGATGATGGGTTTTTGTCAATAAACTTTGATACCTTTAAAATAAATTCTTTTGGGGATGAATATGATTTGACAACTACAGAAGCTAATCTTTTAATACTATTTATAGAAAGTAGAGGCACCATACTAACAAGAAGCTTCCTCTTGGAAAAGCTCTGGGATCAAAACTTAAGATTTGTTAATGACCATGCCCTTTCTGTTCAAATAAACCGACTAAGAGCTAAGATCGAAAAGGATAATCACAAATATATTAAAACCATATACGGTGTAGGCTATCAATGGATGGGTAAGTAA
- a CDS encoding tripartite tricarboxylate transporter TctB family protein: MELLFNAFIALILIVFFITSTTFDKVSVSTDKIGANGFPQMIIIISLILLAYITYDHIKNKGKGKKSGFNIQDKGFKIMIINILLLAIYIFTMNYIGFILGTFIFIIVAAWLMGYREKVKTLIFSLVLTASITLVFGKVFYVALPRGVGLLREISYFIY; the protein is encoded by the coding sequence ATGGAGCTGCTTTTTAATGCATTTATTGCTTTGATATTAATAGTGTTTTTTATTACATCAACAACCTTTGATAAAGTATCTGTATCCACTGATAAAATTGGAGCAAATGGATTTCCACAAATGATTATAATAATTAGTTTAATTTTATTAGCATACATTACTTATGACCATATTAAGAATAAAGGAAAAGGAAAGAAAAGTGGTTTTAACATACAGGATAAGGGTTTTAAGATAATGATTATAAATATACTCTTGCTGGCAATCTATATATTTACTATGAATTATATTGGATTTATACTAGGTACATTTATTTTTATAATAGTTGCAGCTTGGCTAATGGGATACAGGGAGAAGGTAAAAACCTTAATATTCTCACTGGTTCTAACGGCCAGTATCACTTTAGTATTTGGAAAGGTTTTTTATGTAGCTTTACCTAGAGGGGTAGGATTATTAAGAGAAATTAGTTATTTTATTTATTAA
- a CDS encoding tripartite tricarboxylate transporter permease, with protein MEHIIQSLSVVFSPISLVFMFVGTAFGIVCGALPGLGPSMAVILLLPFTYNMDPIVGIISLVAVNVGAQAGGSISSILLRVPGTPSAIATTFDGYPMALQGKAGRALGLAFTASAFGSIFSAIAMLASAPLLAKVALKFQSAEYFALALLGLSCISSLGAKNQAKSLLAGCLGLLLSTIGLDAINGAERFIFGQSWLYGGIDYIPVMIGAYAIAEVYKNISEKCGGCVDEGEVEKNAKFEFIKIKDILSKWTTYIKASIIGTIVGIIPAAGGSIAAFIAYSEEVRASKTPELFGTGMEEGVIAAEASNNGAVGGSLVPTLTLGIPGSPVAAIIMAAFMLHGLTPGPLLLKQQPTMLYSIFIGIIVSSLLMVVLGKYISKEFTKILKLPYPLLATLIMVLGVVGAFSLRNNFTDVIVLFGFSFVGYFFNKYKYSTSAFVLGLILGKIAENSMRKQLIVSDGSWMGFITRPISLVIIILSLMAFFSPLVKQIMNKKKAEA; from the coding sequence ATGGAACATATAATACAGTCATTGTCTGTGGTATTTAGCCCTATATCTCTGGTATTTATGTTTGTTGGAACAGCCTTTGGAATTGTATGTGGAGCCTTACCAGGATTAGGGCCATCTATGGCAGTTATACTACTATTGCCATTCACATATAACATGGATCCTATAGTAGGAATAATATCCCTTGTAGCTGTTAATGTGGGTGCTCAAGCAGGCGGAAGTATTTCATCTATATTACTTAGAGTCCCAGGTACACCAAGTGCTATAGCTACAACCTTTGATGGATATCCAATGGCTTTACAGGGTAAAGCGGGAAGGGCCTTAGGATTAGCCTTTACTGCTTCAGCATTTGGAAGTATATTTTCAGCTATTGCCATGTTGGCTTCTGCACCACTATTGGCAAAAGTAGCTTTGAAATTTCAGAGTGCTGAATATTTTGCTTTAGCCCTATTAGGCTTAAGCTGCATTTCAAGCTTAGGAGCTAAGAACCAAGCTAAATCGTTGTTAGCAGGTTGCCTAGGCCTACTCCTATCCACTATAGGTCTTGATGCAATTAATGGAGCTGAAAGATTCATTTTCGGGCAATCTTGGTTATATGGAGGAATCGATTACATACCTGTTATGATTGGTGCATATGCCATTGCTGAAGTATATAAGAATATATCAGAAAAATGCGGCGGATGTGTAGATGAAGGGGAAGTCGAAAAGAATGCAAAGTTTGAGTTTATTAAGATTAAAGATATTTTAAGTAAATGGACTACTTATATAAAAGCATCTATCATCGGAACTATTGTGGGAATTATTCCAGCGGCTGGTGGCTCAATAGCAGCATTTATTGCTTACAGTGAGGAAGTAAGAGCAAGTAAAACACCAGAATTATTTGGAACGGGCATGGAGGAAGGAGTTATAGCAGCAGAAGCATCAAATAATGGTGCAGTAGGTGGAAGCTTAGTTCCTACATTGACTCTTGGAATTCCTGGAAGTCCTGTAGCAGCAATAATAATGGCTGCATTCATGCTTCATGGATTAACACCAGGACCATTATTACTAAAGCAGCAGCCAACAATGCTTTATAGCATTTTTATTGGTATTATTGTAAGCTCTTTATTAATGGTTGTATTAGGTAAGTATATTTCAAAAGAATTTACTAAAATATTAAAACTACCTTATCCTCTTTTAGCAACATTAATTATGGTACTAGGAGTAGTAGGTGCATTTTCTTTACGCAATAATTTTACTGATGTTATAGTACTATTTGGATTTAGCTTTGTAGGATATTTCTTTAATAAATATAAGTATTCTACATCGGCTTTTGTACTAGGCTTAATACTAGGAAAAATAGCGGAAAACTCTATGAGAAAGCAGTTGATTGTAAGTGATGGAAGCTGGATGGGTTTTATAACAAGACCTATTTCTTTAGTAATAATTATCTTATCACTTATGGCTTTCTTTAGTCCTTTAGTTAAACAAATTATGAACAAAAAGAAAGCTGAAGCTTAG